TGCCGACGGCCCAGGACAGGCCGGCATCGTCCGGCGTCAGGGTGCCGTCCGTGTCCTGGCCGACGATGATGTAGCCCTTCTCGGCGCGCAGGACATGCATCGTCTCGGTGCCGTAGGGGGTGATGCCGAAGCGCTGCCCGGCCTCGAACAGCTTCTCCCACACCGCGCGGCCGTAGCGGGCCGGCACATTGATCTCGAAGCCGAGTTCGCCGGTGAAGGAGACGCGGAACAGCCGGGTCGGCACGCCGAAGATCTTGCCGATGGCGACCGCCATGTGCGGGAAGGCGCCGTCCGACAGGTCGATGCCCTCGACGAAGGGCTCGATCAGCTTGCGGGCGTTCGGACCTTGCAGCGCGATCACCGACCATTGCTCGGTGGTCGAGGTCAGCCAGACCTTCAGGTCCGGCCATTCGGTCTGGAGGTAATCCTCCATCATGTTCAGGACGCGCGCCGCGCCGCCGGTGGTGGTGGTGACGTGGAAGCGGTCATTGGCCAGACGCCCGATCACGCCGTCGTCGCGGATGAAGCCGTCCTCGCCCAGCAGCAGGCCGTAGCGGCAGCGTCCGGGCGCCAGCTTGGTCCAGGCGTTGGTGTACATGCGGTTCATGAACTCGGCGGCGTCGGGGCCGACGACCTCGATCTTGCCGAGGGTGGAGGCGTCGAACATGCCCACCGAGGTCCGCACCGCCTTGCATTCGCGCGCCACCGCCGTGTGCATGTCCTCGCCGACCTGCGGGAAGTACCAGGCGCGCCGCCACAGCGACACCGGTTCGAACACCGCGCCGTTTTCCTCGGCCCAGCCGTCGATCGGCGTCTTGCGCGTCACGTCGAACAGCTCGCCCTTGTTGTAGCCGGCGAAGGTGCCGAAGGTGGTCGGCGTGTAGGGCGGGCGGAAGGTGGTGAGGCCCACCGCCGGGACCGGCCGCTTCAGCGCATCCGACGCGACGGCCAGACCGTTGATGTTGGACGTCTTGCCCTGGTCCGTCGCCATGCCGTTGGTGGTGTAGCGCTTGATGTGCTCGATGGACTTGAAGCCTTCGCGCACCGCCAGCCGGATGTCCTTGGCCATCACGTCGTTCTGGAAATCGACGAAGGCCTTGGCATGGCCCGGATCGCGGTCGGTCGGCAGCTCGCGGCCGGTCACGCCGGTGAAGGACAGCTCGCCCTCCACATGGTAGGCGGCCGGTTCCGCGCCGAACCCGGCATCCGCCGCAGCGGCGGCACCGGCAGCGGCACCGTCCTCGAAGGCGGTCTTCAGCCCGAAGCGGCCCTTGCCGGCACCGGCCAGACGGCATTCCTCCTTGCCGCGGCCGGGCAGGAACATATGGCCGTCCTCGTTCCAGGTCAGCGAACCCTGGGTGTGCGAGAACAGATGGACGCTGGGGGTCCAGCCGCCCGACATCAGCAGCGCGTCGCAGGCGATGGTCTCGGCACCGCCGACCTTGCCGCCGCCGGTCACCGGATTGACCCGCACCGACGAGACCCGCAGGCGGCCCTTGGTATCGGTGACGGTCCAGCCGATCAGCGTCCTGATGCGCAGTGCATCGGCCGCCGCCGCCAGCTGGGTCGGCACGGTGCCGCGGACATCGACGATGGCCGCGACCTCGACCCCCGCCTTGGCGAGATCGAAGGCGGCATGCCAAGCGCTGTCATGGGTGGTGACGACGACCACCCGGTTGCCGACCTTGACGCCGTAGCGGTTCAGGTAGGTGCGGGCGGCACCGGCCAGCATCACGCCCGGCCGGTCGTTGCCGGCGAACACCAGCGGCTTCTCGATGGCGCCCTGCGCCAGCACCACCTGCTTGGCCCGCACCTTCCACATCCGCTCGCGCGGCGCGCCTTCCGGCACGATGGCGAGATGGTCGGTCAGACGCTGGCAGAGGCCGACAAAATTCTGGTGGTAGTAGCCGATGGCCGTCGTACGCGGCAGCACCGTGACGTTCGGCATCCCCGCCAGCGCCGCGGCGGTGTCCTCCAGCCAATCCCAGGCCAGCTGGCCGTTGATCTCGGCGGACGGCTCGGACAGCAGCGAACCGCCGATTTCCGACTGCTCGTCGCACAGGATGACCGACGCGCCGCTGCGCCCGGCTTCCAGCGCGGCAGCGAGACCGGCCGCACCGCCACCGACGACCAGCACATCGCAATGGGCGAAGCGGCTGGCGTAGATGTCGGGATCGGGGGCGGTCGGTGCCTTGCCCAGGCCGGCGGCGTTGCGGATGACCGGCTCGTAGACCTTGTCCCAGAAGCTCTTCGGCCACATGAAGGTCTTGTAGTAGAAACCGGCCGAGAACAGCATGTAGAGCGCGTCGTTCACCGCGCCGATGTCGCGGCTCAGCGACGGCCAGCGGTTCTGGCTCTCGGTTTTCAGACCTTCGAAGACCTCCAGCACCGTCGCCCGCGTGTTCGGCTCGAACCGCCCGTTGCCGCGGTCGGTGCCGACCAGCGCGTTCGGCTCCTCCGACCCGGCGGACAGGAAGCCGCGCGGCCGGTGATACTTGAAGGACCGCCCGACGAGGTGGACACCGTTCGCCAGGAGTGCGGATGCCAGGGTGTCGCCCTCGAAGCCGGTGTAGTCCACGCCGTCGAACGTGAAGCGGACCGACCGGCTGCGGTTGACCCTGCCCTTGCCGGCAATGCGGAAGTTGCTCATGGACGTGCATCCTTGGAGCTGGAAGCGGCCCCGGTGGAGGCCCCGGTGGCGGTGGCGCTGGTGCCGGCGGCGGCAAGCGCGATCTCCTCGTCGCTCGGACGCGGGGCCCCGGACTTGTAGGTCATCGCGAATTTGTCGGTCACGGTGTCACGCACCGCGTTGAAGAAGCGGCCGCAACCGTGCATGTGGCGCCAGCGTTCGAAATGCCGGCCGCGCGGGTTGGTGCGGATGAAGAGGAAGTCGCGCCATTCGTCGTCGGACAGGGCGGAGGGATCGACCGGTCGCGCGATGTGCGCCTCGCCGGCATAGGTGAACTCCACCTCGGGGCGCTCTGCTTCGCAATAAGGGCAGCGGATCAGCAGCATGGTCGTTTCCTCAATGCGCGACGGCGGCGGCGGCGGCCTCGTCGATCAGCCGGCCGGTCTTGAAGCGCTCCAGCGTGAAGGGCGCGTTGATCGGGTGCGGCTCGTCGCGGGCGATGGTGTGGGCGAAGACGTTGGCCGACCCCGGCGTCGCCTTGAAGCCGCCGGTTCCCCAGCCGCAATTGACGTACAGCCCCGGCACCGGCGTCTTGCCGATGATCGGCGAGCGGTCGGGCGTGACGTCGACGATGCCGCCCCATTTGCGCAGCATGCGCATGCGGTTGAAGATCGGGAACACCTCGCAGATCGCGGCGACGGTATGCTCGATCAGCGGCAGGCCGCCGCGCTGGCTGTAGGAGGTGTACTGGTCGGTGCCCGACCCGATGACCAGCTCGCCCTTGTCGGACTGGCTGATATAGGCGTGCACCGTGTTGGACATCACCACGCAGGGGAAGGCCGGCTTGATCGGTTCCGACACCAGCGCCTGCAGCGGATAGCTTTCCAGCGGCAGCCGGACGCCGGCGGTGTCCATCACCACCGAGGTGTTGCCGGCGGCCGAAACCGCGACCTTTTTCGCCTTGATGAAGCCGCGCGCCGTCTCCACACCCGTGACGCGCCCGGAGGCGTCGCGGCGGATCGCGGTCACCGGGCAGTTCTGGATGATGTCGACGCCGCGCGCCGAGGCGGCCCGCGCATAGCCCCAGGCCACCGCATCGTGGCGGGCGGTGCCGCCGCGCCGCTGCAGCGCGGCCCCCATCACCGGATAGCGGGCGTTGGCGGCGATGTTCAGCGGCGGGCAGTATTCCTTGGCCTGTTCCGGCGTCAGCCACTCGTTGTCGATGCCGTTCAGGCGGTTGGAATGGATGTGGCGCTTGAAGCTCTGGATGTCATGGACCGTGTGCGCCAGCATCATCACGCCGCGCTGCGAGAACATGACGTTGTAATTCAGCTCATGGCTCAGCCCTTCCCACAGCTTCACCGCATGCTCGTACAGACGGGCACTTTCGTCGTAGAGATAGTTGGAGCGGATGATGGTGGTGTTGCGGCCGGTGTTGCCGCCGCCGAGCCATCCCTTTTCCACCACCGCGACATTGGTGATGCCGTGTTCCTTGGCGAGATAATAGGCCGCACCCAGACCATGCCCGCCCGCGCCGACGATCACGACGTCATATTCGGATTTCGGTTCGGCATCGGGCCATTGAGGCTGCCAGTTCTTGTTGCCGGTCAGCGCGTTGGTCAACAGCGAGGTAAGTGAGAAGCGGGTCATGGCAGCACCGCGAAGTTCAATGTGCTGACAGTATCGTGACGCGCCCCTTTGTTGGACAGAATGAATGCGTCAGTTTAATGTCACGGGTGCGACGATGCATCCGCCGGAGATCACATGACGAACAACATCGCGGCAGGCAACGCCAGGGCGAACGCCGCCAGGGGCGGCCGTTTCCCGGATCGTCCTGCGGCCCCGCGCCTGTCCGTCGGCTTCATCCTCGCCCATCGCTTCACCCTGTGCGCCTTCGCGAATTTCGTCGACGTGCTGCGGCTTGCCGCCGACGAGGGCGACCGCAGCCGGCCGATCCTGTGCGACTGGGCGGTTCTGTCGGACCAGATGCGGCCGGTGGCGTCGAGTTGCGGCATGCTGGTCCAGCCGACCGAGCGGCTGGGCGACCCCTTGAAGTTCGACTACATCGTCGTGATCGGCGGGCTGATCGACGAGATCTCCAACCTCAGCCCCGAATACACCCGCTATCTGCGTCAGGCGGCGGCAGCGAAGATCCCGCTGGTGGGGGTTTGTACCGGCGCGTTCATCCTGCAGCGTGCGGGGCTGATGGACGGATACCGCTGCTGCATCAGCTGGTTCCACCATGCCGATTTCCTGGAGCAGTTCGACGGCATCACGCCCGTGTCCGACCAGATCTTCATCGTCGACCGCGACCGGCTGACCTGCTCGGGCGGGACCAGTTCGGCCCATCTCGCGGCCTATCTCGTCGAAAAGCATGTCGGCCGCGCCCAGGCCCGCAAGAGCCTGCACATCATGATCATCGACGATGCGCTGCGCGGGGAGAAGCCGCAGCCCGGCATCCCGCTCGATTTCTCCACCAACGACGAGGTGGTGCGGAAGGCGCTGCTGCTGATGCAGCAGAACATCGACGTGCCCTTGTCGGTGGCGGAGATGGCGCGCCGGCTTGGGGCCGCCCGGCGCCAGATGGAGCGGCATTTCCAGAACGCGCTGGGCATGACGCCGACCGAGGCCTACCGCATCATGCGCCTGGAACATGCGGAATTCCTGCTGCGCAACACCGAACAGTCGGTGACGGAGATCGCCGCCGCCGTCGGCTTCTGCGATTCGTCGCACTTCGTCCGCGCCTTCAAGGAACGCCGCGGCATGACCCCGTCCGTCTTCCGCATGGGCTGAGGCCTGGGTGGCGCTGTTTCATTCAACGCCGGTGACGTACCCGTACAATCGACGGCTGGATCCTTCCGCCATGCTGCGGTCGACGAAACGGTAAGGACTGCGGAGCCCGGCGCAAGGCCGCCGCCCGCAACGCCCGTGAGCGCAGAGCCTCCACCGTGACAGCGACCCGCCCTTCGGCAATCCGCCTTCCATGGCTTGCCGGACAGACAAGGATGGCGAACATGCTCGACGACAACGACACCATGCAGATGCACTGGCGTGAAGCCGGCATTCCCGAGGAACTGTGCCGGGAACTCGCCCTCGCGTCGACCCCGATGCGGTTGCACGCCCATCCGCCGGTGCGCACCGTCGCCGATGCCGAAGAGCACTGGCGCAGCGTTCCCGGCGTGCATACCAAG
The sequence above is drawn from the Azospirillum lipoferum 4B genome and encodes:
- a CDS encoding sarcosine oxidase subunit alpha → MSNFRIAGKGRVNRSRSVRFTFDGVDYTGFEGDTLASALLANGVHLVGRSFKYHRPRGFLSAGSEEPNALVGTDRGNGRFEPNTRATVLEVFEGLKTESQNRWPSLSRDIGAVNDALYMLFSAGFYYKTFMWPKSFWDKVYEPVIRNAAGLGKAPTAPDPDIYASRFAHCDVLVVGGGAAGLAAALEAGRSGASVILCDEQSEIGGSLLSEPSAEINGQLAWDWLEDTAAALAGMPNVTVLPRTTAIGYYHQNFVGLCQRLTDHLAIVPEGAPRERMWKVRAKQVVLAQGAIEKPLVFAGNDRPGVMLAGAARTYLNRYGVKVGNRVVVVTTHDSAWHAAFDLAKAGVEVAAIVDVRGTVPTQLAAAADALRIRTLIGWTVTDTKGRLRVSSVRVNPVTGGGKVGGAETIACDALLMSGGWTPSVHLFSHTQGSLTWNEDGHMFLPGRGKEECRLAGAGKGRFGLKTAFEDGAAAGAAAAADAGFGAEPAAYHVEGELSFTGVTGRELPTDRDPGHAKAFVDFQNDVMAKDIRLAVREGFKSIEHIKRYTTNGMATDQGKTSNINGLAVASDALKRPVPAVGLTTFRPPYTPTTFGTFAGYNKGELFDVTRKTPIDGWAEENGAVFEPVSLWRRAWYFPQVGEDMHTAVARECKAVRTSVGMFDASTLGKIEVVGPDAAEFMNRMYTNAWTKLAPGRCRYGLLLGEDGFIRDDGVIGRLANDRFHVTTTTGGAARVLNMMEDYLQTEWPDLKVWLTSTTEQWSVIALQGPNARKLIEPFVEGIDLSDGAFPHMAVAIGKIFGVPTRLFRVSFTGELGFEINVPARYGRAVWEKLFEAGQRFGITPYGTETMHVLRAEKGYIIVGQDTDGTLTPDDAGLSWAVGKTKPDFVGKRSLSRPDMLAPNRKQLVGLLTADPKTVLEEGAQIVLDPNQPVPMEMVGHVTSSYWSAELGRSIAFAVIQGGRSLQGQTVHVPMPDKVHSATIAGMVFVDPENKRLSA
- a CDS encoding sarcosine oxidase subunit delta produces the protein MLLIRCPYCEAERPEVEFTYAGEAHIARPVDPSALSDDEWRDFLFIRTNPRGRHFERWRHMHGCGRFFNAVRDTVTDKFAMTYKSGAPRPSDEEIALAAAGTSATATGASTGAASSSKDARP
- a CDS encoding sarcosine oxidase subunit beta family protein → MTRFSLTSLLTNALTGNKNWQPQWPDAEPKSEYDVVIVGAGGHGLGAAYYLAKEHGITNVAVVEKGWLGGGNTGRNTTIIRSNYLYDESARLYEHAVKLWEGLSHELNYNVMFSQRGVMMLAHTVHDIQSFKRHIHSNRLNGIDNEWLTPEQAKEYCPPLNIAANARYPVMGAALQRRGGTARHDAVAWGYARAASARGVDIIQNCPVTAIRRDASGRVTGVETARGFIKAKKVAVSAAGNTSVVMDTAGVRLPLESYPLQALVSEPIKPAFPCVVMSNTVHAYISQSDKGELVIGSGTDQYTSYSQRGGLPLIEHTVAAICEVFPIFNRMRMLRKWGGIVDVTPDRSPIIGKTPVPGLYVNCGWGTGGFKATPGSANVFAHTIARDEPHPINAPFTLERFKTGRLIDEAAAAAVAH
- a CDS encoding GlxA family transcriptional regulator; its protein translation is MTNNIAAGNARANAARGGRFPDRPAAPRLSVGFILAHRFTLCAFANFVDVLRLAADEGDRSRPILCDWAVLSDQMRPVASSCGMLVQPTERLGDPLKFDYIVVIGGLIDEISNLSPEYTRYLRQAAAAKIPLVGVCTGAFILQRAGLMDGYRCCISWFHHADFLEQFDGITPVSDQIFIVDRDRLTCSGGTSSAHLAAYLVEKHVGRAQARKSLHIMIIDDALRGEKPQPGIPLDFSTNDEVVRKALLLMQQNIDVPLSVAEMARRLGAARRQMERHFQNALGMTPTEAYRIMRLEHAEFLLRNTEQSVTEIAAAVGFCDSSHFVRAFKERRGMTPSVFRMG